A stretch of the Xiphias gladius isolate SHS-SW01 ecotype Sanya breed wild chromosome 21, ASM1685928v1, whole genome shotgun sequence genome encodes the following:
- the myh7ba gene encoding myosin, heavy chain 7B, cardiac muscle, beta a isoform X2 — MSRFDMQEFGEAAPFLRKSELELLATHTVAFDGKKRAWIPDEKEAYIEIEIKELHGGKVVVETKDGKTLTVKDDDIQQMNPPKYDMIEDMAMLTHLNEASVLYNLRRRYSAWMIYTYSGLFCVTVNPYKWLPVYTAPVVAVYKGKRRSEVPPHIYSIADNAYNDMLRNRENQSMLITGESGAGKTVNTKRVIQYFAIVAALGETTAKKGQGPATKTGGTLEDQIIEANPAMEAFGNAKTIRNDNSSRFGKFIRIHFGPTGKLASADIDIYLLEKSRVIFQQPSERSYHIYYQIMSHKKPELLDMLLVSSNPYDFHFCSQGVTTVENMDDGQELMATDRAMDILGFLPDEKYGCYKIVGAIMHFGNMKFKQKPREEQAETDGTESADKASYLMGVSSADLIKGLLHPRVKVGNEYVVKGQNVEQVNYAVGALAKATYDRMFKWLVGRINRTLYTSLPRQYFIGVLDIAGFEIFELNSFEQLCINFTNEKLQQFFNHHMFILEQEEYKREGIEWTFIDFGLDLQACIDLIEKPLGIMSILEEECMFPKATDTSFKAKLYDNHIGKSPNFQKPRPDKKRKYETHFELVHYAGVVPYNIIGWLDKNKDPLNETVVAVFQKSSNKLLASLYENYVSSVTVSEPKPGIKEKRKKAASFQTVSQLHKENLNKLMTNLRSTQPHFVRCIIPNETKTPGIMDPFLVLHQLRCNGVLEGIRICRKGFPNRILYAEFKQRYRILNPHAIPDDKFVDSRKAAEKLLASLDIDHNQYKFGHTKVFFKAGLLGHLEELRDERLAKVLTLLQAVARGKIMRMELLRMMERREALMIIQWNIRAFNAVKHWPWMKLFFKIKPLLKSAATEKELASLKEELAKLKEALEKSEVKRKELEERQVSLIQEKNDLSLQLQAEQDNLADAEDRCDLLIKTKIQLEAKVKEIMERLEDEEEMSANVLAKKRKLEDECAELKKDIDDLEITLAKVEKEKHATENKVKNLIEEMSALDETILKLTKEKKALQEAHQQTLDDLQAEEDKVNTLTKAKAKLEQQVDDLEGSLEQEKKLRLDLERVKRKLEGDLKLSLESVMDLENDKQQLEEKLKKKDFEMNEMSTRIEDEQALVNQLQKKIKELQARTEELEEELEADRACRAKVEKQRGDVARELEELSERLEEAGGATSAQIEINKKRETDFLKLRRDLDEAMLHHEATTATLRKKHADSVAELSEQIDSLQRVKQKLEKERSEVKMEADDLASTVEQLSKGKATLEKTCRMYEDQMNEAKAKVDELQRQLNETNTQRARVQAESAELGRKLEEREASVSQLQRAKNSFSQNVEELKKQLEEENKAKNALAHALQSSRHDCDLLREQYDEEQEAKTDLQRALSKANAEVAQWRTKYETDAIQRTEELEEAKKKLVTRLQEAEETVEASNAKCSSLEKTKHRLQTEIEDLVIDLERSNAAAAALDKKQRNFDKVLAEWRQKYEECQTELETSQKESRGLSTELFKLKNSYEETLDHLETIKRENKNLQEEIAELSDQISQGVKTIHELEKMKKALDMEKSEIQAALEEAEGTLEHEESKTLRIQLELNQIKADIDRKLAEKDEEIDNLRRNHQRTLESMQATLDAESKSRNEAVRLRKKMEADLNEMEVQLNHANRQASESQRLLRNLQVQIKDIQLELDETIHQNEELKEQLAVTERRNNLLAAEVEELRALLEQNDRARKLAEHELLEATERVNLLHSQNTGLINQKKKLESDLSMLSNEVDDAVQECRNAEEKAKKAITDAAMMAEELKKEQDTSAHLERMKKNMEQTIKDLQMRLDEAEQIALKGGKKQVQKLEARVKELENELESEQKKSQEYQKGVRKYERRIKELSYQAEEDKKNLVRLQDLIDKLQVKLKSYKRQAEEAEEQANTNLSKYRKLQHELDDAEERADMAESQVNKLRVRTRDQGGKLAE; from the exons ATGTCGCGCTTTGACATGCAGGAGTTCGGGGAGGCTGCACCTTTTTTGCGCAAATCTGAACTGGAGCTGCTGGCGACGCACACCGTCGCTTTTGACG GTAAGAAGCGAGCCTGGATCCCTGATGAAAAAGAGGCGTACATTGAGATCGAGATCAAGGAGCTCCACGGCGGCAAGGTCGTTGTTGAGACCAAAGATGGGAAG ACTCTGACAGTGAAGGATGATGACATCCAGCAGATGAATCCTCCTAAGTATGACATGATCGAAGACATGGCCATGCTGACACACCTCAACGAGGCCTCCGTGCTGTACAACCTGCGCAGGCGCTACTCTGCCTGGATGATCTAT ACCTACTCCGGGCTCTTCTGTGTGACAGTGAATCCGTACAAGTGGCTGCCTGTCTACACGGCCCCTGTGGTCGCTGTTTACAAAGGCAAACGCCGCTCTGAGGTGCCGCCTCACATCTACTCCATAGCAGACAATGCCTACAATGACATGCTGCGCA ATCGGGAGAACCAGTCTATGCTCATCAC CGGAGAATCCGGTGCTGGCAAAACTGTCAACACGAAACGTGTCATTCAGTATTTTGCCATTGTGGCAGCTCTTGGGGAAACAACTGCCAAAAAAGGA CAAGGTCCTGCCACTAAAACAGGG GGGACTCTGGAGGACCAGATCATTGAGGCGAACCCCGCCATGGAGGCATTCGGTAATGCCAAAACGATAAGGAATGACAACTCATCCCGTTTT GGCAAGTTCATCAGGATCCACTTTGGACCCACTGGCAAACTGGCCTCAGCTGATATTGATATAT ATCTTCTGGAAAAATCCAGAGTGATATTTCAGCAGCCCAGTGAGAGGAGCTACCACATCTACTACCAGATCATGTCGCATAAGAAACCAGAGCTGTTAG ACATGCTGCTGGTGTCCTCCAACCCATATGACTTCCACTTCTGCTCGCAGGGCGTCACCACCGTGGAGAACATGGATGACGGACAGGAGCTGATGGCCACTGAT CGTGCCATGGACATCCTCGGCTTCCTGCCCGATGAGAAGTACGGCTGCTATAAAATAGTTGGAGCCATCATGCACTTTGGCAACATGAAGTTCAAGCAAAAGCCGCGTGAGGAGCAGGCAGAGACCGACGGCACTGAAA GTGCAGACAAGGCCTCGTACTTGATGGGAGTCAGTTCAGCTGACCTCATCAAGGGCCTCCTCCACCCAAGGGTGAAGGTGGGGAACGAGTATGTGGTGAAGGGACAAAACGTCGAACAG GTTAACTATGCCGTCGGTGCTCTGGCCAAAGCCACGTATGACCGCATGTTCAAATGGCTTGTGGGACGCATCAATCGGACCCTTTACACCTCCCTGCCTCGCCAGTACTTCATAGGAGTCCTGGACATCGCTGGATTTGAGATCTTTGAA CTCAATAGCTTCGAGCAGCTGTGCATCAACTTCACAAATGAGAAACTGCAACAGTTTTTCAACCACCACATGTTCATCCTGGAGCAGGAGGAGTACAAACGTGAGGGCATCGAATGGACCTTCATCGACTTCGGGTTGGACCTACAAGCTTGCATTGATCTCATCGAAAAG CCACTGGGCATCATGTCCATCCTTGAGGAGGAATGCATGTTCCCGAAGGCCACAGACACCAGCTTTAAAGCCAAGCTGTATGATAATCATATTGGCAAGTCACCTAATTTCCAAAAGCCACGGCCGGACAAGAAACGCAAGTACGAGACCCATTTTGAGCTGGTCCACTATGCTGGAGTG GTACCATATAACATCATTGGCTGgctggacaaaaacaaagacccaCTAAATGAGACAGTGGTGGCAGTTTTCCAAAAGTCTTCCAACAAGCTACTAGCTTCTCTGTATGAGAACTATGTCAGCTCAGTCACAG TCTCCGAACCAAAGCCTGGCAtcaaggaaaagaggaagaaggcaGCCTCTTTCCAGACTGTGTCTCAGCTTCACAAG GAAAATCTGAACAAGCTGATGACCAACCTTCGCAGCACCCAGCCCCACTTTGTTCGCTGCATCATCCCCAATGAGACCAAGACTCCAG GGATCATGGATCCCTTCTTGGTGCTGCACCAGCTGCGCTGCAACGGTGTGCTAGAGGGCATCAGGATCTGCAGAAAGGGCTTTCCCAACCGCATCCTCTACGCTGAGTTCAAACAGCG CTATCGCATCCTGAATCCACATGCCATCCCAGATGATAAGTTTGTGGACAGCAGGAAAGCTGCAGAGAAGCTGCTGGCCTCCCTCGATATTGACCACAACCAGTACAAATTTGGACACACAAAG GTGTTCTTCAAGGCTGGCCTGCTGGGTCACCTCGAGGAGCTGAGGGACGAGCGTTTGGCCAAAGTCCTGACACTGCTCCAGGCAGTCGCGCGTGGCAAAATCATGAGGATGGAGCTGCTGAGGATGATGGAAAGGAG GGAGGCTCTGATGATCATCCAGTGGAACATCCGGGCCTTCAACGCCGTGAAGCACTGGCCCTGGATGAAGCTGTTCTTCAAAATAAAGCCTCTACTGAAGAGCGCTGCCACTGAGAAAGAGCTGGCTTCTCTGAAGGAGGAACTGGCCAAGCTGAAGGAGGCCCTGGAGAAATCTGAGGTCAAGCGgaaagagctggaggagaggcAGGTCAGCCTCATCCAAGAGAAGAATgacctctctctgcagctgcaggCA GAGCAGGATAATCTGGCAGATGCTGAGGACCGGTGTGACCTGCTTATCAAAACTAAGATCCAGCTGGAGGCCAAAGTGAAAGAAATCATGGAGAGgctggaggatgaggaggagatgagCGCTAATGTGCTCGCAAAGAAGCGCAAGCTGGAGGATGAGTGTGCTGAGCTGAAGAAAGACATTGATGATCTGGAGATCACTCTGGCTAAAGTGGAAAAGGAGAAACATGCCACTGAGAACAAG GTGAAGAACCTGATTGAGGAAATGTCAGCTTTAGATGAAACCATTCTGAAGTTGACCAAGGAGAAGAAGGCTCTCCAGGAGGCTCACCAGCAGACTCTGGATGACCTGCAGGCAGAGGAAGACAAAGTCAACACTCTGACTAAAGCCAAGGCAAAGCTGGAGCAACAAGTAGATGAT CTGGAAGGCTCTCTGGAACAAGAGAAAAAACTGCGTCTGGACCTGGAACGGGTCAAACGTAAGCTGGAGGGAGATCTGAAACTCTCCTTGGAGTCTGTTATGGACCTGGAGAACGACAAACAGCAACTTGAAGAGAAGCTGAAAAA GAAAgactttgaaatgaatgagatgAGCACAAGGATTGAAGATGAGCAAGCCTTGGTCAATCAGCTCCAGAAGAAGATAAAGGAGTTACAG GCCCGtacagaggagctggaggaggagctggaggccGACCGGGCTTGTAGGGCCAAAGTGGAGAAGCAGCGTGGCGATGTGGCTCGtgagctggaggagctgagtGAGCGACTAGAAGAAGCTGGTGGGGCCACCTCAGCCCAGATTGAGATTaacaagaaaagagagacagattttcTGAAGCTGCGACGAGACCTGGATGAAGCCATGCTGCACCACGAGGCCACGACAGCAACCTTGCGGAAGAAGCACGCCGACAGCGTCGCAGAGCTGAGCGAGCAGATCGACAGCCTGCAGCGAGTCAAAcagaagctggagaaggagaggagcgAGGTCAAGATGGAGGCTGACGATCTGGCCTCCACTGTGGAGCAGCTTTCCAAGGGCAAG GCTACTTTGGAGAAGACGTGTCGAATGTATGAAGACCAAATGAATGAGGCTAAAGCCAAGGTTGACGAGCTCCAGAGGCAGCTCAACGAAACCAACACCCAAAGGGCCCGTGTTCAGGCTGAGAGTG CCGAGCTGGGCAGGAAGCTTGAGGAGCGAGAAGCCTCGGTCTCTCAGCTCCAGCGTGCCAAGAACTCCTTCAGCCAGAATGTCGAGGAACTCAAGAAAcaactggaggaggagaataaG GCTAAGAACGCCCTGGCCCATGCACTGCAGTCATCTCGACATGACTGTGATCTTCTGCGAGAGCAGTATGATGAAGAGCAGGAGGCCAAGACTGACCTACAGAGAGCTCTATCCAAGGCCAATGCTGAGGTGGCTCAGTGGAGGACTAAGTATGAAACTGACGCCATCCAGAGGactgaggagctggaggaagccAA GAAGAAGCTGGTGACACGTCTGCAGGAGGCTGAAGAGACGGTGGAGGCATCCAATGCCAAGTGCTCCTCCCTGGAGAAGACCAAACATCGGCTCCAGACAGAGATCGAGGACCTGGTCATCGACCTAGAACGTTCcaatgctgcagctgctgctctcgACAAGAAGCAACGCAACTTTGACAAG GTACTGGCTGAGTGGAGACAGAAGTATGAAGAGTGCCAGACAGAGCTGGAGACCTCTCAAAAAGAGTCTCGTGGCCTGAGCACTGAGCTCTTCAAACTGAAGAACTCTTATGAGGAGACCCTGGATCATCTGGAGACCATCAAGAGGGAGAACAAGAACCTCCAAG AGGAGATTGCTGAACTGTCTGATCAAATCAGTCAGGGAGTGAAGACCATCCATGAGctggagaagatgaagaaggcTCTGGACATGGAGAAAAGTGAGATTCAAGCTGCACTGGAGGAAGCTGAA GGCACTCTGGAACATGAAGAGAGCAAAACTCTCAGAATCCAGCTGGAGCTTAACCAGATCAAGGCTGACATTGACAGGAAGCTGGCAGAGAAGGATGAGGAAATTGACAATCTTCG TCGTAACCACCAGAGAACCCTGGAGTCCATGCAGGCAACCTTGGATGCCGAGTCTAAGTCTCGCAACGAGGCAGTACGCCTGAGGAAGAAGATGGAAGCCGACCTGAATGAGATGGAGGTGCAGCTGAACCATGCCAACAGGCAGGCCTCCGAGTCCCAGAGACTCCTGAGAAACCTGCAGGTTCAGATCAAG GACATTCAGCTGGAGTTGGATGAGACTATTCACCAGAATGAGGAGCTGAAGGAGCAGTTAGCGGTAACTGAGCGCCGAAACAACCTGCTGGCTGCTGAGGTGGAGGAGCTCAGGGCTCTGCTGGAGCAGAACGACCGCGCACGCAAGCTAGCTGAACATGAACTGCTTGAGGCCACCGAAAGAGTCAACCTGTTGCACTCTCAG AACACTGGGCTGATCAACCAGAAGAAGAAGTTGGAGAGTGATCTGTCCATGCTGTCGAATGAGGTTGACGATGCTGTTCAGGAGTGCCGCAATGCAGAGGAGAAGGCCAAAAAGGCCATCACTGAT GCGGCCATGATGGCAGAGGAGCTGAAGAAGGAGCAGGACACCAGTGCCCATctggagaggatgaagaagaacaTGGAGCAGACCATAAAGGACCTGCAGATGCGTCTGGACGAGGCTGAGCAGATCGCCCTCAAGGGTGGCAAGAAGCAGGTTCAGAAGCTGGAGGCCAGG GTCAAAGAACTGGAGAATGAACTGGAGTCTGAGCAAAAGAAGAGCCAAGAGTATCAGAAGGGAGTACGCAAGTATGAGAGGAGAATCAAAGAACTATCCTACCAG GCTGAGGAAGACAAGAAGAACCTTGTCCGTCTGCAGGACCTCATCGACAAGCTGCAGGTCAAGCTGAAGAGTTACAAGAGACAGGCTGAAGAAGCG GAGGAGCAAGCGAACACCAACTTGTCTAAGTACAGGAAGCTCCAGCATGAGCTtgatgatgcagaggagaggGCAGATATGGCTGAATCGCAGGTCAACAAGCTCCGGGTCCGCACCCGCGACCAAGGAGGCAAG CTTGCTGAGTGA
- the myh7ba gene encoding myosin, heavy chain 7B, cardiac muscle, beta a isoform X1 has translation MEAFGNAKTIRNDNSSRFGKFIRIHFGPTGKLASADIDIYLLEKSRVIFQQPSERSYHIYYQIMSHKKPELLDMLLVSSNPYDFHFCSQGVTTVENMDDGQELMATDRAMDILGFLPDEKYGCYKIVGAIMHFGNMKFKQKPREEQAETDGTESADKASYLMGVSSADLIKGLLHPRVKVGNEYVVKGQNVEQVNYAVGALAKATYDRMFKWLVGRINRTLYTSLPRQYFIGVLDIAGFEIFELNSFEQLCINFTNEKLQQFFNHHMFILEQEEYKREGIEWTFIDFGLDLQACIDLIEKPLGIMSILEEECMFPKATDTSFKAKLYDNHIGKSPNFQKPRPDKKRKYETHFELVHYAGVVPYNIIGWLDKNKDPLNETVVAVFQKSSNKLLASLYENYVSSVTVSEPKPGIKEKRKKAASFQTVSQLHKENLNKLMTNLRSTQPHFVRCIIPNETKTPGIMDPFLVLHQLRCNGVLEGIRICRKGFPNRILYAEFKQRYRILNPHAIPDDKFVDSRKAAEKLLASLDIDHNQYKFGHTKVFFKAGLLGHLEELRDERLAKVLTLLQAVARGKIMRMELLRMMERREALMIIQWNIRAFNAVKHWPWMKLFFKIKPLLKSAATEKELASLKEELAKLKEALEKSEVKRKELEERQVSLIQEKNDLSLQLQAEQDNLADAEDRCDLLIKTKIQLEAKVKEIMERLEDEEEMSANVLAKKRKLEDECAELKKDIDDLEITLAKVEKEKHATENKVKNLIEEMSALDETILKLTKEKKALQEAHQQTLDDLQAEEDKVNTLTKAKAKLEQQVDDLEGSLEQEKKLRLDLERVKRKLEGDLKLSLESVMDLENDKQQLEEKLKKKDFEMNEMSTRIEDEQALVNQLQKKIKELQARTEELEEELEADRACRAKVEKQRGDVARELEELSERLEEAGGATSAQIEINKKRETDFLKLRRDLDEAMLHHEATTATLRKKHADSVAELSEQIDSLQRVKQKLEKERSEVKMEADDLASTVEQLSKGKATLEKTCRMYEDQMNEAKAKVDELQRQLNETNTQRARVQAESAELGRKLEEREASVSQLQRAKNSFSQNVEELKKQLEEENKAKNALAHALQSSRHDCDLLREQYDEEQEAKTDLQRALSKANAEVAQWRTKYETDAIQRTEELEEAKKKLVTRLQEAEETVEASNAKCSSLEKTKHRLQTEIEDLVIDLERSNAAAAALDKKQRNFDKVLAEWRQKYEECQTELETSQKESRGLSTELFKLKNSYEETLDHLETIKRENKNLQEEIAELSDQISQGVKTIHELEKMKKALDMEKSEIQAALEEAEGTLEHEESKTLRIQLELNQIKADIDRKLAEKDEEIDNLRRNHQRTLESMQATLDAESKSRNEAVRLRKKMEADLNEMEVQLNHANRQASESQRLLRNLQVQIKDIQLELDETIHQNEELKEQLAVTERRNNLLAAEVEELRALLEQNDRARKLAEHELLEATERVNLLHSQNTGLINQKKKLESDLSMLSNEVDDAVQECRNAEEKAKKAITDAAMMAEELKKEQDTSAHLERMKKNMEQTIKDLQMRLDEAEQIALKGGKKQVQKLEARVKELENELESEQKKSQEYQKGVRKYERRIKELSYQAEEDKKNLVRLQDLIDKLQVKLKSYKRQAEEAEEQANTNLSKYRKLQHELDDAEERADMAESQVNKLRVRTRDQGGKLAE, from the exons ATGGAGGCATTCGGTAATGCCAAAACGATAAGGAATGACAACTCATCCCGTTTT GGCAAGTTCATCAGGATCCACTTTGGACCCACTGGCAAACTGGCCTCAGCTGATATTGATATAT ATCTTCTGGAAAAATCCAGAGTGATATTTCAGCAGCCCAGTGAGAGGAGCTACCACATCTACTACCAGATCATGTCGCATAAGAAACCAGAGCTGTTAG ACATGCTGCTGGTGTCCTCCAACCCATATGACTTCCACTTCTGCTCGCAGGGCGTCACCACCGTGGAGAACATGGATGACGGACAGGAGCTGATGGCCACTGAT CGTGCCATGGACATCCTCGGCTTCCTGCCCGATGAGAAGTACGGCTGCTATAAAATAGTTGGAGCCATCATGCACTTTGGCAACATGAAGTTCAAGCAAAAGCCGCGTGAGGAGCAGGCAGAGACCGACGGCACTGAAA GTGCAGACAAGGCCTCGTACTTGATGGGAGTCAGTTCAGCTGACCTCATCAAGGGCCTCCTCCACCCAAGGGTGAAGGTGGGGAACGAGTATGTGGTGAAGGGACAAAACGTCGAACAG GTTAACTATGCCGTCGGTGCTCTGGCCAAAGCCACGTATGACCGCATGTTCAAATGGCTTGTGGGACGCATCAATCGGACCCTTTACACCTCCCTGCCTCGCCAGTACTTCATAGGAGTCCTGGACATCGCTGGATTTGAGATCTTTGAA CTCAATAGCTTCGAGCAGCTGTGCATCAACTTCACAAATGAGAAACTGCAACAGTTTTTCAACCACCACATGTTCATCCTGGAGCAGGAGGAGTACAAACGTGAGGGCATCGAATGGACCTTCATCGACTTCGGGTTGGACCTACAAGCTTGCATTGATCTCATCGAAAAG CCACTGGGCATCATGTCCATCCTTGAGGAGGAATGCATGTTCCCGAAGGCCACAGACACCAGCTTTAAAGCCAAGCTGTATGATAATCATATTGGCAAGTCACCTAATTTCCAAAAGCCACGGCCGGACAAGAAACGCAAGTACGAGACCCATTTTGAGCTGGTCCACTATGCTGGAGTG GTACCATATAACATCATTGGCTGgctggacaaaaacaaagacccaCTAAATGAGACAGTGGTGGCAGTTTTCCAAAAGTCTTCCAACAAGCTACTAGCTTCTCTGTATGAGAACTATGTCAGCTCAGTCACAG TCTCCGAACCAAAGCCTGGCAtcaaggaaaagaggaagaaggcaGCCTCTTTCCAGACTGTGTCTCAGCTTCACAAG GAAAATCTGAACAAGCTGATGACCAACCTTCGCAGCACCCAGCCCCACTTTGTTCGCTGCATCATCCCCAATGAGACCAAGACTCCAG GGATCATGGATCCCTTCTTGGTGCTGCACCAGCTGCGCTGCAACGGTGTGCTAGAGGGCATCAGGATCTGCAGAAAGGGCTTTCCCAACCGCATCCTCTACGCTGAGTTCAAACAGCG CTATCGCATCCTGAATCCACATGCCATCCCAGATGATAAGTTTGTGGACAGCAGGAAAGCTGCAGAGAAGCTGCTGGCCTCCCTCGATATTGACCACAACCAGTACAAATTTGGACACACAAAG GTGTTCTTCAAGGCTGGCCTGCTGGGTCACCTCGAGGAGCTGAGGGACGAGCGTTTGGCCAAAGTCCTGACACTGCTCCAGGCAGTCGCGCGTGGCAAAATCATGAGGATGGAGCTGCTGAGGATGATGGAAAGGAG GGAGGCTCTGATGATCATCCAGTGGAACATCCGGGCCTTCAACGCCGTGAAGCACTGGCCCTGGATGAAGCTGTTCTTCAAAATAAAGCCTCTACTGAAGAGCGCTGCCACTGAGAAAGAGCTGGCTTCTCTGAAGGAGGAACTGGCCAAGCTGAAGGAGGCCCTGGAGAAATCTGAGGTCAAGCGgaaagagctggaggagaggcAGGTCAGCCTCATCCAAGAGAAGAATgacctctctctgcagctgcaggCA GAGCAGGATAATCTGGCAGATGCTGAGGACCGGTGTGACCTGCTTATCAAAACTAAGATCCAGCTGGAGGCCAAAGTGAAAGAAATCATGGAGAGgctggaggatgaggaggagatgagCGCTAATGTGCTCGCAAAGAAGCGCAAGCTGGAGGATGAGTGTGCTGAGCTGAAGAAAGACATTGATGATCTGGAGATCACTCTGGCTAAAGTGGAAAAGGAGAAACATGCCACTGAGAACAAG GTGAAGAACCTGATTGAGGAAATGTCAGCTTTAGATGAAACCATTCTGAAGTTGACCAAGGAGAAGAAGGCTCTCCAGGAGGCTCACCAGCAGACTCTGGATGACCTGCAGGCAGAGGAAGACAAAGTCAACACTCTGACTAAAGCCAAGGCAAAGCTGGAGCAACAAGTAGATGAT CTGGAAGGCTCTCTGGAACAAGAGAAAAAACTGCGTCTGGACCTGGAACGGGTCAAACGTAAGCTGGAGGGAGATCTGAAACTCTCCTTGGAGTCTGTTATGGACCTGGAGAACGACAAACAGCAACTTGAAGAGAAGCTGAAAAA GAAAgactttgaaatgaatgagatgAGCACAAGGATTGAAGATGAGCAAGCCTTGGTCAATCAGCTCCAGAAGAAGATAAAGGAGTTACAG GCCCGtacagaggagctggaggaggagctggaggccGACCGGGCTTGTAGGGCCAAAGTGGAGAAGCAGCGTGGCGATGTGGCTCGtgagctggaggagctgagtGAGCGACTAGAAGAAGCTGGTGGGGCCACCTCAGCCCAGATTGAGATTaacaagaaaagagagacagattttcTGAAGCTGCGACGAGACCTGGATGAAGCCATGCTGCACCACGAGGCCACGACAGCAACCTTGCGGAAGAAGCACGCCGACAGCGTCGCAGAGCTGAGCGAGCAGATCGACAGCCTGCAGCGAGTCAAAcagaagctggagaaggagaggagcgAGGTCAAGATGGAGGCTGACGATCTGGCCTCCACTGTGGAGCAGCTTTCCAAGGGCAAG GCTACTTTGGAGAAGACGTGTCGAATGTATGAAGACCAAATGAATGAGGCTAAAGCCAAGGTTGACGAGCTCCAGAGGCAGCTCAACGAAACCAACACCCAAAGGGCCCGTGTTCAGGCTGAGAGTG CCGAGCTGGGCAGGAAGCTTGAGGAGCGAGAAGCCTCGGTCTCTCAGCTCCAGCGTGCCAAGAACTCCTTCAGCCAGAATGTCGAGGAACTCAAGAAAcaactggaggaggagaataaG GCTAAGAACGCCCTGGCCCATGCACTGCAGTCATCTCGACATGACTGTGATCTTCTGCGAGAGCAGTATGATGAAGAGCAGGAGGCCAAGACTGACCTACAGAGAGCTCTATCCAAGGCCAATGCTGAGGTGGCTCAGTGGAGGACTAAGTATGAAACTGACGCCATCCAGAGGactgaggagctggaggaagccAA GAAGAAGCTGGTGACACGTCTGCAGGAGGCTGAAGAGACGGTGGAGGCATCCAATGCCAAGTGCTCCTCCCTGGAGAAGACCAAACATCGGCTCCAGACAGAGATCGAGGACCTGGTCATCGACCTAGAACGTTCcaatgctgcagctgctgctctcgACAAGAAGCAACGCAACTTTGACAAG GTACTGGCTGAGTGGAGACAGAAGTATGAAGAGTGCCAGACAGAGCTGGAGACCTCTCAAAAAGAGTCTCGTGGCCTGAGCACTGAGCTCTTCAAACTGAAGAACTCTTATGAGGAGACCCTGGATCATCTGGAGACCATCAAGAGGGAGAACAAGAACCTCCAAG AGGAGATTGCTGAACTGTCTGATCAAATCAGTCAGGGAGTGAAGACCATCCATGAGctggagaagatgaagaaggcTCTGGACATGGAGAAAAGTGAGATTCAAGCTGCACTGGAGGAAGCTGAA GGCACTCTGGAACATGAAGAGAGCAAAACTCTCAGAATCCAGCTGGAGCTTAACCAGATCAAGGCTGACATTGACAGGAAGCTGGCAGAGAAGGATGAGGAAATTGACAATCTTCG TCGTAACCACCAGAGAACCCTGGAGTCCATGCAGGCAACCTTGGATGCCGAGTCTAAGTCTCGCAACGAGGCAGTACGCCTGAGGAAGAAGATGGAAGCCGACCTGAATGAGATGGAGGTGCAGCTGAACCATGCCAACAGGCAGGCCTCCGAGTCCCAGAGACTCCTGAGAAACCTGCAGGTTCAGATCAAG GACATTCAGCTGGAGTTGGATGAGACTATTCACCAGAATGAGGAGCTGAAGGAGCAGTTAGCGGTAACTGAGCGCCGAAACAACCTGCTGGCTGCTGAGGTGGAGGAGCTCAGGGCTCTGCTGGAGCAGAACGACCGCGCACGCAAGCTAGCTGAACATGAACTGCTTGAGGCCACCGAAAGAGTCAACCTGTTGCACTCTCAG AACACTGGGCTGATCAACCAGAAGAAGAAGTTGGAGAGTGATCTGTCCATGCTGTCGAATGAGGTTGACGATGCTGTTCAGGAGTGCCGCAATGCAGAGGAGAAGGCCAAAAAGGCCATCACTGAT GCGGCCATGATGGCAGAGGAGCTGAAGAAGGAGCAGGACACCAGTGCCCATctggagaggatgaagaagaacaTGGAGCAGACCATAAAGGACCTGCAGATGCGTCTGGACGAGGCTGAGCAGATCGCCCTCAAGGGTGGCAAGAAGCAGGTTCAGAAGCTGGAGGCCAGG GTCAAAGAACTGGAGAATGAACTGGAGTCTGAGCAAAAGAAGAGCCAAGAGTATCAGAAGGGAGTACGCAAGTATGAGAGGAGAATCAAAGAACTATCCTACCAG GCTGAGGAAGACAAGAAGAACCTTGTCCGTCTGCAGGACCTCATCGACAAGCTGCAGGTCAAGCTGAAGAGTTACAAGAGACAGGCTGAAGAAGCG GAGGAGCAAGCGAACACCAACTTGTCTAAGTACAGGAAGCTCCAGCATGAGCTtgatgatgcagaggagaggGCAGATATGGCTGAATCGCAGGTCAACAAGCTCCGGGTCCGCACCCGCGACCAAGGAGGCAAG CTTGCTGAGTGA